A single window of Acidobacteriota bacterium DNA harbors:
- the infA gene encoding translation initiation factor IF-1, whose protein sequence is MEVTGTVTEPLPNAMFRVELENGHVVLAHVSGKMRRHFIRILRGDRVMVELSPYDLTRGRLTYRYK, encoded by the coding sequence ATTGAGGTCACCGGAACCGTAACGGAACCGCTTCCCAACGCCATGTTTCGCGTCGAGTTGGAGAACGGACACGTGGTTCTGGCCCACGTTTCCGGAAAGATGCGCCGTCATTTCATCCGGATCCTTCGCGGCGACCGTGTCATGGTCGAACTTTCACCCTACGACCTCACCCGGGGCCGTCTCACCTACCGGTACAAATAA
- a CDS encoding PQQ-like beta-propeller repeat protein: protein MTEGRTVTSRILIALSVLLPPVGLVLVWARSGWRTRNRLLASLALLALTWVYVFQVVGLSIERDGTGWRPLVSISPVWSRYATAEGASASGGAHAAPASDVRSWTGFRGSDRDSRYLEGEIRTVWPNDGLPLLWRRPVGGGYASIVAGSGLLFTIEQRGPQEVVAAYDPDNGAEIWTHGWDAEFQETMGGDGPRATPQWHDGRLYVLGATGEFRCFDAASGKVQWGLNILSDNGARNLVWGMSASPLIAGDQVILLPGGPSDRSVVAYHRLTGKFLWGALSDKQAYAAPVVAELAGREQLLVVTAERVVGLDLAGGELHWEYPWVTSYDVNSVEPLLLGDDRLFISSGYGHGAAVLEIGRGEDGYTVKTVWKNKRMKNKFNGSVLHEGHVYGLDDAILACVDVTTGERKWKGGRYGYGQILLASGHLVVLTERGDLVLVEANAEEHRELARFSALTGKTWNYPVIVGGRLLVRNQTQMACFDVSPIPKDPS, encoded by the coding sequence ATGACCGAGGGACGCACCGTGACCTCCCGGATCCTGATCGCCCTCTCCGTACTGTTGCCTCCGGTGGGCCTGGTACTGGTGTGGGCGCGGTCCGGCTGGAGGACACGGAACCGGTTGCTGGCAAGCCTCGCCCTATTGGCATTGACCTGGGTCTACGTGTTTCAGGTGGTGGGTCTGAGCATCGAACGGGACGGCACCGGTTGGCGTCCGCTGGTCTCCATTTCGCCGGTCTGGTCCCGGTACGCAACGGCCGAGGGAGCATCCGCTTCAGGCGGGGCTCACGCTGCTCCTGCATCGGATGTCCGGAGCTGGACCGGGTTTCGGGGGTCGGACCGGGACAGCCGCTACCTGGAGGGAGAGATTCGGACCGTCTGGCCCAATGATGGACTCCCGCTGCTCTGGAGGCGGCCGGTGGGAGGCGGATATGCTTCCATCGTCGCCGGTTCGGGGCTCCTCTTCACCATCGAACAGCGGGGCCCCCAGGAGGTCGTGGCTGCCTATGATCCGGACAACGGCGCCGAGATCTGGACCCATGGCTGGGACGCCGAGTTCCAGGAGACCATGGGAGGTGACGGGCCTCGGGCGACTCCCCAGTGGCACGACGGTCGACTTTACGTCCTGGGAGCCACCGGCGAGTTCCGTTGCTTCGATGCCGCCAGCGGGAAAGTTCAATGGGGGTTGAACATCCTCTCGGACAACGGCGCCCGGAATCTGGTTTGGGGCATGTCCGCCTCACCCCTGATTGCGGGTGACCAGGTCATTCTCCTCCCCGGCGGGCCGTCGGACCGATCCGTCGTCGCCTATCATCGGCTCACCGGCAAGTTCCTCTGGGGAGCGCTCAGCGACAAACAGGCCTATGCCGCGCCGGTCGTGGCCGAACTGGCCGGACGGGAGCAGTTGCTGGTAGTGACGGCTGAGCGAGTCGTGGGACTCGACCTGGCGGGTGGCGAACTGCACTGGGAGTATCCCTGGGTCACCTCCTATGACGTCAATTCCGTGGAACCTCTGCTGCTGGGAGACGATCGGCTCTTCATCTCCTCCGGTTACGGCCACGGGGCGGCGGTGCTGGAGATCGGACGGGGCGAGGACGGCTACACCGTGAAGACCGTCTGGAAAAACAAGCGGATGAAGAACAAGTTCAACGGCTCGGTCCTCCATGAGGGTCATGTCTACGGTCTGGATGACGCCATCCTGGCGTGCGTGGACGTGACCACGGGAGAAAGGAAGTGGAAGGGAGGCCGCTATGGTTACGGTCAGATCCTTCTGGCCTCGGGCCATCTGGTGGTGTTGACGGAGCGGGGCGATCTGGTTCTGGTCGAGGCCAACGCCGAGGAGCACCGCGAGCTGGCGCGATTTTCGGCGCTGACCGGAAAGACCTGGAACTATCCCGTCATCGTCGGGGGCCGGCTCCTGGTGAGGAACCAGACCCAGATGGCCTGCTTCGACGTGAGCCCGATTCCGAAAGACCCCTCATAG
- a CDS encoding Gfo/Idh/MocA family oxidoreductase — translation MKMNRRKFVASAAAVAGAPALHTGKGGPLGANDRLICAFVGTGGMGRSNMRDFLRSGQVRAAAVCDVWDHNRDLTLQMTADQEGGKAAGYTDFRQVLDLKEVDVVVVSTPDHWHALPTVMACDAGKDVYVEKPLSLTIYEGRKMVDAARRNGRIVQMGTQQRSGEHFQEAVKLVQEGAIGKVSRVNTWNYGNESPAGMGRPHDTEPPPGLDWDLWLGPAPKAPFNGNRFIHTFRWFWDYSGGMLTDWGTHHLDIVQWAMQVDAPLAATAVGGNFCIDDNRETPDTLEVLYEYPGFIASFSHRVGNARGPEGRGYGIEFFGTDGTLYLNRGGFEIRPETAGTAVAQRPRYLRMLDQKTPDRRRREWSSNEGRAGFRTAPGSEQHFNHVLNFLDCVRTRKKPISDVEIGHRSTSTPHLGNIALRLGRRIRWDGVKERVLGDDEANGLLHREYRKPWAL, via the coding sequence ATGAAGATGAACAGGCGCAAGTTCGTGGCATCGGCGGCGGCAGTCGCTGGGGCTCCCGCCCTCCATACCGGCAAGGGAGGTCCCCTCGGAGCCAATGACCGGCTGATTTGCGCCTTCGTCGGGACCGGGGGCATGGGGCGCAGCAACATGAGGGACTTCCTCCGGTCGGGGCAGGTCCGGGCGGCGGCCGTCTGTGACGTCTGGGATCACAACCGCGACCTGACTCTGCAGATGACCGCCGACCAGGAGGGAGGGAAGGCGGCCGGCTACACGGACTTCCGGCAGGTCCTGGACCTCAAGGAGGTGGACGTGGTCGTCGTCTCCACGCCCGATCACTGGCACGCGCTGCCCACCGTGATGGCGTGCGACGCCGGGAAGGACGTCTACGTGGAGAAGCCGCTCTCCCTGACCATTTACGAAGGACGAAAAATGGTGGACGCGGCTCGCCGCAACGGACGAATCGTCCAGATGGGGACGCAACAGCGTTCAGGCGAGCACTTCCAGGAAGCCGTCAAGCTGGTTCAGGAGGGGGCCATCGGCAAGGTGAGCCGGGTCAACACGTGGAACTACGGCAACGAGAGTCCGGCCGGGATGGGCCGGCCCCACGACACGGAACCCCCGCCGGGTCTGGACTGGGATCTCTGGCTGGGTCCGGCGCCCAAGGCCCCCTTCAACGGAAACCGTTTCATCCACACGTTCCGGTGGTTCTGGGACTACTCGGGAGGGATGCTCACCGATTGGGGAACGCATCATCTGGACATAGTCCAATGGGCCATGCAGGTCGACGCTCCCTTGGCCGCCACCGCCGTCGGGGGCAACTTCTGCATCGACGACAACCGGGAGACGCCCGATACGCTGGAGGTCCTTTACGAGTATCCCGGATTCATCGCCTCCTTCTCCCACAGGGTCGGGAACGCCCGCGGTCCGGAGGGACGAGGCTACGGCATCGAGTTCTTCGGCACCGACGGGACCCTCTATCTGAATCGCGGCGGCTTCGAGATCCGGCCCGAGACGGCAGGGACGGCAGTCGCCCAGCGGCCCCGCTACCTGAGGATGCTGGATCAGAAGACACCCGATCGACGCAGGCGGGAGTGGAGTTCCAACGAGGGACGAGCCGGCTTTCGGACGGCTCCCGGCTCCGAGCAGCACTTCAACCACGTCCTGAACTTCCTGGATTGCGTGCGAACCCGGAAGAAGCCCATCTCGGACGTGGAAATCGGCCACCGATCCACCTCGACTCCGCATCTGGGGAATATCGCACTCCGCCTGGGACGGCGGATCCGGTGGGACGGCGTGAAGGAACGGGTGCTGGGCGACGACGAGGCCAACGGACTCCTGCACCGGGAGTATCGAAAGCCGTGGGCCCTATGA
- the kdsA gene encoding 3-deoxy-8-phosphooctulonate synthase: protein MNGRINFRRWRLGTRQPFFLIAGPCVIESVDHAFDLAGRLREITSSLCVPFIFKASYDKANRTSISSFRGPGLVRGLEILGRIRRELNLAVTSDVHEVAQVGPAAEVLDLIQIPSFLCRQTDLIVAAAATGKPVNIKKGQFLAPRDLAHAVEKARSTGNEDLLVTERGSSFGYNNLVVDFRSLPLLRDLGVPVVFDATHSVQLPGGAGGSSSGESAFIPYLARAAVSVGIDGLFMEVHQDPERALSDGSNALQIDLLHDLLTHLRRLDALTKEGDGALS, encoded by the coding sequence ATGAATGGACGGATAAACTTTCGAAGATGGCGACTCGGAACCCGGCAGCCCTTCTTTCTCATCGCCGGCCCCTGTGTCATCGAGAGCGTGGATCATGCTTTCGATCTGGCCGGCCGCCTCCGGGAGATCACCTCCTCTTTGTGCGTCCCGTTCATCTTCAAGGCTTCCTACGACAAGGCCAACCGGACTTCAATAAGTTCCTTTCGGGGTCCGGGGCTTGTTCGTGGCCTGGAAATCCTGGGACGAATCCGGCGCGAACTGAATCTCGCAGTCACCTCCGACGTGCACGAAGTGGCGCAAGTAGGCCCGGCGGCGGAAGTTCTGGACCTCATCCAGATTCCCTCGTTCCTCTGTCGTCAGACCGATCTGATCGTTGCGGCGGCCGCCACTGGGAAGCCGGTCAACATCAAGAAGGGGCAATTCCTGGCGCCCAGAGATCTGGCCCACGCCGTCGAGAAGGCCCGAAGCACGGGTAATGAGGACCTGCTTGTCACGGAGCGGGGGTCCAGCTTTGGCTACAATAACCTGGTCGTCGACTTCCGGTCCCTCCCACTGCTCAGAGACTTGGGCGTGCCGGTGGTCTTCGATGCCACCCATAGCGTCCAGCTTCCGGGTGGAGCCGGCGGGTCCAGTTCGGGTGAGAGCGCCTTCATCCCCTATTTGGCGCGCGCTGCCGTATCGGTTGGCATCGACGGCCTCTTCATGGAGGTCCATCAGGACCCGGAGCGAGCGCTGAGCGATGGGTCCAACGCTTTGCAGATCGATCTCCTTCACGATCTGTTGACCCACCTTCGTCGTCTCGACGCATTGACCAAGGAAGGTGATGGTGCGCTCTCGTAA
- a CDS encoding KpsF/GutQ family sugar-phosphate isomerase yields the protein MVRSRNLARMRVQGESSPSRSREIARSVLETEAQAVSALIPRIDHRFGQAIELLFSCTGRVVLTGMGKSGIIGRKIAATLSSTGTPALFLHPADAIHGDLGMLAERDLVLAVSNSGETQELVRLVPTLKRLGVHVIGLVGELESTLAKISDVVLNVSVDREACALGLAPTASTTAALALGDALAVALSERKGLGPRDFARLHPGGRLGDNLILVSDLMRRGDEVPKATPSTPMKDVIGEISRKGLGIAGIVAERDRLVGVISDGDLRRMLQSRGEPILHCTAAECMTRNPVTIGGDQLATKALNLMERMKIMSLLVPDAGGRLVGIIHIHDLWRTEMVG from the coding sequence ATGGTGCGCTCTCGTAATCTGGCGCGGATGAGGGTGCAAGGTGAGTCCAGCCCCAGCCGGTCCAGAGAGATCGCCCGGAGCGTCTTGGAAACGGAGGCCCAAGCAGTCTCGGCTCTCATTCCCCGCATCGACCATCGCTTCGGCCAAGCCATCGAACTGCTGTTTTCCTGCACCGGGCGTGTGGTCCTCACCGGCATGGGGAAATCGGGGATCATCGGCAGAAAGATCGCCGCGACCCTTTCCAGCACCGGAACCCCCGCCCTGTTCCTCCATCCCGCCGACGCCATCCACGGAGACCTGGGTATGTTGGCGGAGCGGGATCTGGTCCTGGCCGTCTCCAACAGCGGCGAGACCCAGGAACTGGTCCGTCTGGTTCCGACTCTCAAGCGGCTCGGAGTCCATGTCATCGGTTTGGTGGGAGAACTCGAGTCCACCCTCGCGAAGATCTCCGACGTGGTCCTGAACGTGAGTGTGGATCGGGAGGCGTGTGCTCTCGGTCTGGCTCCGACGGCATCCACCACCGCGGCTTTGGCACTGGGGGATGCCTTGGCTGTCGCACTCTCGGAGCGAAAGGGACTGGGGCCGCGGGACTTCGCCCGGCTCCATCCGGGTGGCAGGCTGGGGGACAATCTGATTCTGGTGTCCGATCTCATGCGCCGGGGGGACGAGGTCCCCAAGGCGACGCCGTCCACTCCAATGAAGGACGTGATCGGCGAGATCAGTCGCAAGGGACTGGGGATCGCCGGGATCGTGGCTGAAAGGGACCGGCTTGTGGGAGTCATCTCCGACGGTGACTTGCGGCGCATGTTGCAAAGTCGAGGCGAACCGATCCTTCACTGCACCGCCGCCGAGTGCATGACACGGAATCCCGTCACCATCGGGGGCGATCAGCTGGCCACGAAAGCCCTGAACCTGATGGAGAGAATGAAGATCATGTCGCTGCTGGTGCCGGATGCCGGTGGAAGGCTGGTGGGAATCATTCATATCCATGACCTCTGGCGAACCGAGATGGTAGGCTGA
- a CDS encoding response regulator — protein MTSLGELRRENEVLGQRVSKLTERISTLSEASLRIGASLEVRTVLREVVDTARALTGARYGVIVTIDEQDQVQDYVTSGFNPDEQQQFKHWADGLRVFEHFRDLPGALRLNDLPSYVRSLGYSPGPLSSCTFQCTPVRHHGVDVGNFFVCGKEDGREFTSEDEEVLVMFAAQAALAIANARAYRDEKRTRSDMEALIDTSPVGVAVFDAKTGETLSLNQEAKRIVEGLRAPGGTLEQMREDLICLRADGQEISLQASSLTQTLQNATRIRAEEIVLRVPDDRSIKVLMNVTPIRAENGTVESVVATVQDLEPMEELERLRAEFLGMVSHELRAPLISIKGSTTTALSTQPAPNLAEILQIIRIIDEQADHMRSLISDLLDAGHIESGTLSVSPEPTEVASLVDQARTTLLSGGSRHAVKFDVPLDLPRVMADRQRIVQVINNLLSNAAQHSPESVPIRIAAVREDVHVAISIADEGRGVPPDLLPHLFRKHVRADERHGIRGSGLGLAICKGLVEAHGGRIWAESDGDGLGARFTFTIPVAADSVTGTGVGLVRSSSHPPRTDRERTRILVVDDDPQTLRYVRDALTAAGYAPLVTADPREVPRLIQANRPGLVLLDLVLPGMDGIELMQNIPEMADLPVIFISAYGRSETIAKALDMGGVDYIVKPFSTTELVARIHAALRRRKGSDESFRLGDLAINYEERQVTLAGIPVQLTATQYELLRMLSVNAGRVMKYESLLQQVWGRREFGDVRPLRAFIKMIRRKLGDDATNPAYIFTVRQVGYRMPKPRNP, from the coding sequence ATGACGAGTCTTGGCGAACTGAGGCGTGAAAATGAAGTGTTGGGACAACGCGTCTCCAAATTGACGGAACGCATCTCCACACTGAGCGAGGCCAGCCTGCGCATCGGCGCAAGCCTCGAGGTCCGCACCGTCCTGCGCGAGGTCGTGGATACCGCCCGAGCGCTGACCGGTGCCCGATACGGCGTAATCGTAACCATCGACGAGCAAGATCAGGTTCAGGACTACGTCACATCCGGGTTCAATCCTGACGAGCAGCAGCAGTTTAAGCATTGGGCCGACGGACTGCGGGTGTTTGAGCACTTCCGGGACCTTCCGGGAGCGCTGAGACTGAACGACCTGCCCAGCTACGTCCGGTCGCTTGGTTATTCACCGGGTCCGCTGTCGTCGTGCACCTTTCAGTGCACGCCGGTGCGCCATCATGGCGTGGATGTGGGCAACTTCTTTGTTTGCGGCAAGGAAGATGGCCGCGAGTTCACAAGCGAAGACGAAGAGGTCCTGGTTATGTTCGCGGCGCAGGCGGCGTTGGCAATCGCCAACGCCCGTGCGTACCGGGACGAGAAGCGGACGCGGTCGGATATGGAAGCCCTGATCGACACCTCACCAGTGGGGGTCGCGGTCTTCGATGCCAAGACCGGAGAGACCCTATCGTTGAATCAGGAGGCGAAGCGGATTGTGGAAGGCCTGCGCGCGCCGGGCGGCACCTTAGAGCAAATGCGGGAGGATCTCATCTGCCTGCGCGCCGACGGGCAAGAGATTTCGCTGCAAGCATCCTCGCTGACGCAGACCCTGCAAAACGCCACGAGGATTCGCGCCGAGGAGATTGTTCTTCGGGTTCCCGACGACCGGAGCATCAAGGTGCTGATGAACGTTACGCCGATCCGGGCTGAGAATGGCACGGTCGAGTCCGTGGTCGCCACCGTGCAGGATCTGGAGCCGATGGAAGAACTGGAGCGGTTACGGGCCGAGTTCCTGGGCATGGTGAGCCACGAGCTGCGGGCCCCGCTGATCTCCATCAAGGGATCGACCACAACCGCGTTGAGCACCCAGCCGGCCCCGAATCTGGCGGAGATTCTCCAAATTATCCGTATCATCGACGAGCAGGCCGATCACATGCGGAGCCTGATCAGCGATCTGCTGGATGCGGGCCACATCGAGTCGGGCACTCTGTCGGTTTCCCCGGAGCCTACGGAGGTGGCCAGCTTGGTGGATCAGGCCAGGACCACGTTGTTGAGCGGGGGGAGCAGACACGCCGTCAAATTTGACGTGCCGCTGGATCTCCCCAGGGTGATGGCCGACCGGCAACGCATCGTCCAGGTCATCAACAACCTCCTGTCCAACGCCGCCCAGCACTCTCCCGAGTCCGTTCCGATCCGGATCGCGGCGGTGCGCGAGGATGTCCACGTGGCGATCTCGATAGCGGACGAAGGCCGGGGGGTGCCGCCGGACTTGTTGCCGCACCTGTTCCGCAAGCACGTGCGTGCGGACGAACGTCACGGGATCCGGGGGTCCGGCCTGGGTCTGGCCATCTGCAAGGGTTTGGTGGAGGCCCATGGTGGACGCATCTGGGCCGAGAGCGACGGGGATGGTCTGGGCGCCCGGTTCACCTTCACGATTCCGGTGGCGGCCGATTCCGTGACCGGCACCGGAGTGGGCTTGGTTCGGAGTTCTTCGCACCCGCCGCGCACGGATCGGGAGCGGACCCGCATTCTCGTGGTCGACGACGACCCTCAGACGCTCCGGTACGTTCGGGATGCGCTGACGGCGGCTGGCTACGCCCCGCTGGTGACAGCCGACCCTCGGGAGGTGCCCCGGCTGATCCAGGCGAACCGCCCCGGGCTGGTCCTGCTGGACCTCGTGCTGCCGGGCATGGACGGTATCGAGTTGATGCAGAATATCCCGGAGATGGCCGATCTGCCGGTTATCTTTATCTCCGCCTACGGCCGGAGCGAGACGATAGCAAAAGCATTGGATATGGGAGGCGTCGATTACATCGTCAAACCCTTTTCGACGACGGAATTAGTGGCGAGAATCCATGCCGCCCTGCGGCGACGGAAGGGGTCGGACGAATCCTTCCGATTGGGGGATCTAGCCATAAACTACGAGGAACGCCAAGTTACCTTGGCGGGCATTCCGGTGCAGTTGACGGCCACCCAATACGAGCTGCTCCGGATGCTCTCGGTCAATGCGGGCCGGGTCATGAAGTACGAATCCCTGCTGCAACAAGTGTGGGGACGCCGGGAGTTCGGCGACGTGCGGCCGTTGCGCGCCTTCATCAAGATGATCCGCCGCAAGCTGGGCGATGACGCGACCAACCCGGCCTACATCTTTACCG